In Scophthalmus maximus strain ysfricsl-2021 chromosome 16, ASM2237912v1, whole genome shotgun sequence, the following proteins share a genomic window:
- the stx4 gene encoding syntaxin-4 isoform X2 produces the protein MIKPGTSSAKEEKESEAFFKKVQEIHVGLQSLRRMVSELENKQKTVLGEALPVESLKKELQTLRDEIKTMASHIQKKLKSVEPKKGEDDGKYIPINARMQRTQHGVLSKEFVELMGYCNTIQAQYRDRNVERIQRQLKITGSNVSDEELDSMLESGQTDVFTQNILIDAQATRQALNEIESRHDEILKLERSIRDLHDMFQYLAMEVEAQGEMVNRVENNIKLSSNYVEKAKDNTEKAVTYQQKARKKKIWIAICLAILLLIIIISLVTTFGT, from the exons ATGATCAAACCTGGAACCTCTTCAgccaaagaggagaaggagagtgagGCCTTTTTCAAAAAG GTGCAAGAAATCCACGTGGGTCTGCAGAGTCTCCGGAGGATGGTGTCGGAGCTCGAGAACAAACAGAAGACCGTGCTCGGCGAAGCGCTGCCGGTCGAGA GTTTGAAGAAGGAGCTGCAGACTCTCCGAGACGAAATAAAAACGATGGCGAGCCACATCCAGAAGAAGCTGAAGA GTGTTGAGCCCAAGAAGGGAGAGGACGACGGAAAATATATCCCCATCAACGCCCGGATGCAGCGCACACAG cacgGTGTGTTGTCCAAGGAGTTCGTGGAGCTGATGGGCTACTGCAACACCATCCAGGCCCAGTACAGGGACCGCAACGTGGAGCGGATACAGAGGCAACTCAAAATCA CCGGGTCCAACGTGTCGGACGAGGAGCTGGATTCCATGCTGGAGAGCGGGCAGACGGATGTCTTCACTCAAAAC ATCCTGATTGACGCCCAGGCCACGCGGCAGGCGCTGAACGAGATCGAGTCCCGGCACGACGAGATCCTGAAGCTGGAGCGGAGCATCAGAGACCTGCACGACATGTTCCAGTACCTCGCCATGGAGGTGGAGGCTCAG GGCGAGATGGTGAACCGGGTGGAAAACAACATCAAACTGTCTTCGAACTACGTGGAGAAGGCGAAGGACAACACGGAGAAGGCGGTCACGTATCAGCAGAAAGCACGCAAG AAGAAGATTTGGATCGCCATCTGTCTggccatcctcctcctcatcatcatcatctcgcTGGTCACCACCTTCGGCACCTAA
- the stx4 gene encoding syntaxin-4 isoform X1, which translates to MRDRTKELGNNAEASDEEEEGRALMIKPGTSSAKEEKESEAFFKKVQEIHVGLQSLRRMVSELENKQKTVLGEALPVESLKKELQTLRDEIKTMASHIQKKLKSVEPKKGEDDGKYIPINARMQRTQHGVLSKEFVELMGYCNTIQAQYRDRNVERIQRQLKITGSNVSDEELDSMLESGQTDVFTQNILIDAQATRQALNEIESRHDEILKLERSIRDLHDMFQYLAMEVEAQGEMVNRVENNIKLSSNYVEKAKDNTEKAVTYQQKARKKKIWIAICLAILLLIIIISLVTTFGT; encoded by the exons ATGCGGGACCGGACCAAAGAGTTGGGAAAT AATGCCGAGGCgtcggacgaggaggaggagggccgagCTCTGATGATCAAACCTGGAACCTCTTCAgccaaagaggagaaggagagtgagGCCTTTTTCAAAAAG GTGCAAGAAATCCACGTGGGTCTGCAGAGTCTCCGGAGGATGGTGTCGGAGCTCGAGAACAAACAGAAGACCGTGCTCGGCGAAGCGCTGCCGGTCGAGA GTTTGAAGAAGGAGCTGCAGACTCTCCGAGACGAAATAAAAACGATGGCGAGCCACATCCAGAAGAAGCTGAAGA GTGTTGAGCCCAAGAAGGGAGAGGACGACGGAAAATATATCCCCATCAACGCCCGGATGCAGCGCACACAG cacgGTGTGTTGTCCAAGGAGTTCGTGGAGCTGATGGGCTACTGCAACACCATCCAGGCCCAGTACAGGGACCGCAACGTGGAGCGGATACAGAGGCAACTCAAAATCA CCGGGTCCAACGTGTCGGACGAGGAGCTGGATTCCATGCTGGAGAGCGGGCAGACGGATGTCTTCACTCAAAAC ATCCTGATTGACGCCCAGGCCACGCGGCAGGCGCTGAACGAGATCGAGTCCCGGCACGACGAGATCCTGAAGCTGGAGCGGAGCATCAGAGACCTGCACGACATGTTCCAGTACCTCGCCATGGAGGTGGAGGCTCAG GGCGAGATGGTGAACCGGGTGGAAAACAACATCAAACTGTCTTCGAACTACGTGGAGAAGGCGAAGGACAACACGGAGAAGGCGGTCACGTATCAGCAGAAAGCACGCAAG AAGAAGATTTGGATCGCCATCTGTCTggccatcctcctcctcatcatcatcatctcgcTGGTCACCACCTTCGGCACCTAA